The genomic region AAACAGGAAAGAGTACTTCTGAAGAATCTTATCAAGGATAATAATTTCTTTTTAGCATTAAAAAACTCGTTTATTCCTCTAAGTTTTTATGTTGAAGCGTATCAAAGTTATTTGTTTAACAAGCTTTTATCTAGAAAAATGAATGATATAGAGAAAAACTCTATTCTAGGTATATATTCTGATATACGCAAATGTGATGAAACATGTAAGGAAATTTATGATGAAGAAGGAATAGATCCAAGTAATTTTAAGATAAAAGAATTGAAAATAAATAAGCCACAACTGGTTAGAAAAGCGTTTACGGAAGTAAGAAGCCTAAAAGCTGATGAAAAAAATAATGAAATATCTTTTGCATTAGATAGGGGAATGTATGCTACAGTCTTTCTAGTTGAACTATTAAATATAGACGCAAGAAAAATAACCTAAGGAACAAGTCTTTTCTTATCCCTTGGGAATAACGAGATCTCTTTAACGTTTTGTAATCCAGTGAAAAGCATCATTAGTCTTTGTACTCCTATTCCCACACCGGCATGAGGAGGCATTCCATAATCAAACCATTTTAAGAAGAATTCAAAACTTGCTATATTTAGTCCTCTGGTCTTTAATTCTTCTTCTAGAACTTCCCTCTTGTAGTTTCTACTGCTTCCAGAGGCTATCTCAACCCATCTATAAATTAAATCAAAGCTTTCGCTTAATTCAGGATTATTACTTTTCCTTCTTGTGTAAAATGGTCTAGCAGTAGAAGGCCAATCAATTATGAAATATAAATCTTCATTTAATTTCTGGTGGAGAATTCTTTGCTCCGGTGTTCCTATATCATCTCCAAATTTTATATTAACTCCAGCGCTTTGCAATATCTCTATTGCTTCCGAATATGTTATTCTCTTAATAGGTTTTTTAATCTCTGGTAAAGTATGGTTGAGTATTTTCAATTCTTTTTGACAATTATTCCTTACTCTATTTACCATAAAGTCTAATGTATTTTCAACAATGTTCATTATATCATTATAATCTGCAAACGCTACTTCAATATCTGCACTTAAGAATTCTGATAAGTGATAAGGAGTATCAGACTCTTCAGCTCTCCACGCCGGGGCGACTTCGAACACTCTTTCAATTGTTCCTGCCAATAGTTCCTTGTAAAGCTGTGGACTTTGAGCTAAGAATGCCTCTTTGCCGAAATATATAACTGGAAATAGCTGTGCCCCTCCTTCAGTTGCAGTAGCAATTATCTTGGGTGTAAAAATTTCAACAAATTTTTGCGAGTATAGATACTCTCTAAAGGCTCTTATAGCCTCAGACTGTATTTTTATCACGGCTTCCATTTCCAACCTTCTTAGATCCAATAGCCTTTCCCTAAGTCTAGTGTCTAAATCTGCGTTAACTTTCCCAGAAACGTCTAACGGAAGAGGAGCTTTTGCTTTACTTAAAATTTCAAGTTCATTTGCATGTATTTCTACTCCGTTTGGAGCTCTCTTATCAGCTTTTACTACACCTTTAACTAAGATCACTGATTCTTGAGTTAAATCTTTACTTAATTCAAAAGCTTTCGTATTACTTTTATCAATAACTATTTGACCTAAGCCTGACCTATCTCTAAGTAATATAAATTTCTTTCCTCCTAGATCTCTTATAGTGTGAACCCAGCCTGCTACTGTAACTTCTTTCCCATCTTGTTCTGGAGATATTTCTGCTACAAAATCGGACTTAAGCATTTACTCAACCCTTATCTTAACTCTTGTATCATGAATCTTTGATAAAGCTGATTCTAAGATGTTAGAGTCAGCAGGCAATAATTTTCTTTCGCTTTTTGAAACTCTTATCACGTATTGAACAGAACCGTCTGGCAACCATACTGTATTAACCCCTAAAACTCTTGCAGGTGAAAGTAATTGTATTGCACTATTCTTAATATTGTTAGTCTTTTCTACTATCCTTACTTTCATATGAAGTTTATCTTGTAGAGCTTTAGCAACCTTTATCCACTTTTGTATTGTCATAGATGGGCCACTCCCAACTAAAAGGATTAAAAGATCATTTACCTTAATTGCCTTATAATATGTTGAGTCTTTCAATTCTTTAAACTGAGTCTCCTCTAATTCTAAAAGAGCTTGCATTACCTTTACTTCAAAACTATCTACCTCTCCACTGTCTACAAGACTCTGGCATCTATTGCAAAGCAGACCACTTTTTACGCACAAATAATCAAGGGGAATTTTCATCCAAATCCACGCTCCACTATTACCGCAATATTTATGAATCTTGTCAGATATATAAGTAGCGGGTTATATAAATGCCTATTACCGACCCTGAAAAGCTCAGAATAGTCCAAGAAAGAGTGTTCATTAAAAAAGTTTGTAGAAACTGCGGTGCTTTAAACTCAATAAGAGCTACCAAATGCAGAAGATGCCATAGTAGGAATTTAAGAATCAAAAAGAAAGAACTACCAGCTAAGAAAGCTTAAAACCGATATCCTTAAGTCTTTCTTTTATACTATCAGCATTTTCTTCAAATAATTCTATATGTTTTTCAAGGTAATCCTTGTTTATTTTTAATTTTCCTTCAGCTATATAATATAGAATGCCTTTCAGCTCATCCTCGTCTTCTTCTCTATAAGCATTAACTTTTAACAATATGTAATCTTCAAGTCTTATTACCTTAAATGTGGATTTTCCGATTTTCATTTCCTCAGCACTATTCAAGATCTCTTGCGGTACAAAGAAATCCTGAATATTATCATAAATATCAATTTGTAACTGCCCTTCTTCTACTGGAACTATTATTCTAGGTGTATCTATAGGTGTTGAACCAAAATCCCAATTTTTCTCTTCTGCCAATTCCCTATATTTTTCTCCTTCGGCTATAGCGCTTATTTCAGTAGGGAAAATATCTACATCGCTTTCAGTTCCTTTTCTCTTTAAAAGTAGGTCTACTATTGTATCTCCTATTATTACAAAATCTGATATTTTTTTCAATTCTTCTAAGACTTCTCCAACTGAGTTAAAACTTATCAATTAGCTCACAAGCTTATGATAGCAAAATCTTCTATATTTTTAACTTATCTTACCCTGTGGCTACAATGGCCTTAATCTTAAATTTAAATTTTTTAAACACCGTTAATTTTCTGGTGATTATTTGAGTACACCTAAAAGAAAGGAAGAAACTGTAGGAAAAGAAATGACTGGAGATGAAGCTTTAGCTTACGTTTTAAAAGAAATAGGTACAAAAAAAGTATTTACTACAGTTAGTCTTCCAGAAAATTTAAGAGAGAGGCTGAAAGAATACGAAATAGAGCAAGATATTTCATTAAATTCAAGAGACGCATTACTTTTAGCAGAAACTTATGCAATGGAAAATAATACTGCAGGAGTGGTAATTCAGATCCCAG from Acidianus ambivalens harbors:
- the aspS gene encoding aspartate--tRNA(Asn) ligase gives rise to the protein MLKSDFVAEISPEQDGKEVTVAGWVHTIRDLGGKKFILLRDRSGLGQIVIDKSNTKAFELSKDLTQESVILVKGVVKADKRAPNGVEIHANELEILSKAKAPLPLDVSGKVNADLDTRLRERLLDLRRLEMEAVIKIQSEAIRAFREYLYSQKFVEIFTPKIIATATEGGAQLFPVIYFGKEAFLAQSPQLYKELLAGTIERVFEVAPAWRAEESDTPYHLSEFLSADIEVAFADYNDIMNIVENTLDFMVNRVRNNCQKELKILNHTLPEIKKPIKRITYSEAIEILQSAGVNIKFGDDIGTPEQRILHQKLNEDLYFIIDWPSTARPFYTRRKSNNPELSESFDLIYRWVEIASGSSRNYKREVLEEELKTRGLNIASFEFFLKWFDYGMPPHAGVGIGVQRLMMLFTGLQNVKEISLFPRDKKRLVP
- a CDS encoding transcription elongation factor NusA; translation: MKIPLDYLCVKSGLLCNRCQSLVDSGEVDSFEVKVMQALLELEETQFKELKDSTYYKAIKVNDLLILLVGSGPSMTIQKWIKVAKALQDKLHMKVRIVEKTNNIKNSAIQLLSPARVLGVNTVWLPDGSVQYVIRVSKSERKLLPADSNILESALSKIHDTRVKIRVE
- a CDS encoding 50S ribosomal protein L40e, whose protein sequence is MPITDPEKLRIVQERVFIKKVCRNCGALNSIRATKCRRCHSRNLRIKKKELPAKKA
- a CDS encoding nucleotidyltransferase, with translation MISFNSVGEVLEELKKISDFVIIGDTIVDLLLKRKGTESDVDIFPTEISAIAEGEKYRELAEEKNWDFGSTPIDTPRIIVPVEEGQLQIDIYDNIQDFFVPQEILNSAEEMKIGKSTFKVIRLEDYILLKVNAYREEDEDELKGILYYIAEGKLKINKDYLEKHIELFEENADSIKERLKDIGFKLS